The genome window TTTCTATATTCACttgtaattattatcattattatttatcgAGCAGCATCTAGACGGTGCCTGTGAGCACCTGAGTCAGGTCccccctctgcccacagccctccaggGCTCCCACCTCCCTCAGGGTAAAAGCCTAAGTCCTCCCTGCCACCCACAAGGCCCTGCATGAcctgccccgtcccctccctgccctcccctcctccctctctccccctcgctcactctgctccagacacaTGAACCTCCTGGCTGTTCCTCCAACATGCCAGGCCCggtcctgccccaggacctttgcactgggctgtaccctctgcctggaatgctttccccCACCCCAGATCTCCACATGGATCACTCCCTCACTCCTCCATGTCTtacctcaaatgtcaccttcacCAAGAGGTCCCTGACAAGGATCTGTCTCAgcctcttctttctccctgccctccagcctTGACTCTCTTGAAATAGCCAGGATGAGCCCCGCCCTGCTCTGAGCCATTGGAACTGAGGCTTTGTAGGATAAATAGAAGTTGAACTGTTAGGTAAAAACCAGGAAGGCATCCTAGGTAGAATCACTGAATCATTAAACGATTCCTGGTCCCCTTGGGCAGCAAAGTTTTTCCTAAAAGGCCATATAGTAAACCCTTTAAACACAGTCTCTGTGACAACGACGCAGCTCTGCTGCTGTGGCATGAAAGCTACATGGAAACAAACGGGCGTGGCTGTGCACCAATAGGACTTCATTTACGGactctgaaatttgaatttcatgtcatTGTCACGTCACAAAATATGCTTTCTAGGCCTCtaccctggtggcccagtggttaagactccgtgcttccactgcagggggtgtgggttcgatccctagttgagCATGCTGCGTGacttggccaaaaaataaaaaataaaaataaaaatatttttaaattaaaaaacccccaaaatatgctttctaatttttttctctcaccaTTGACACATGTAAAAACATTCTTAGCAAAACaacaaaccagggcttccctggtggtgcagtggttgagaatctgcctgccaatgcaggggacacgggttcgagccctggtctgggaagatcccacatgccgcggagcaactgggcccgtgagccacaattactgagcctgcgcatctggagcctgtgctccgcaacaagagaggccgcgatagtgagaggcccgcgcaccgcaatgaagagtagcccccgcttgccacaactagagaaagccctcgcacagaaacgaagacccaacacagcccaaaatacataaattaaaaaaaaagttatctttaaaaaaacaaacaaacaaacaaaaaaaaaaaacaacaaaccaaaaaggcaaaaataaagcaaacaaagcaaaacaaaaacaggtggcaggccagatttggcccatgaggCAACTCCTGCTCTAAAACCTCCCATAACTCCCTATTGTCCCAGAAGAAAGGCCCACAGACACTTCCTTCAAACTCACCTGGGAAACTCCTATTCGCCATCTGGTTACCTCTCCCAAGCCCGGTCAGGCTCCTACTCTGGGCTCCAACAGTGCCTCCATCACTGCTAGgtcacccccactcccaccaccaAACTGCAACCACCTGGTCACATGTCCTAATGGGGCTGTGAGCCTGTGAACCTGTGCAAGTGGGACCTGGGTCTGTCTTGGCCACTGCAGTGTCCCCAGAATTGCCCAGCACACTAGGTGCTcaggaaacaattttaaaataataattgtggGGGAATttcctagcggtccagtggttaggactctgcacttacactgctgagggcacaggttcaatccctggtcagggaactaagatcctgcaagctgtatggtgcagccaaaaaaaaaagaaaaaatttattttagtataatACATGCAATACAAtatgaatataattatattaactaTAGTATAAATTTGAttataattatgaaatataataattataattaattagattagattagaattaataattatatcaatcattatataatttttaaatactgtataACATAACTATAATTACATATTATTACTTAATATTTAACAATTATATcaatcattatataatatatagttatatattatataactgtTAAATACTATATAACATATAACTGTAGTTATATATTATTCATTCATACTTAATAATATATCaatcattatatatattatgtaattgTTAAATATGATATAACATATAGCTATAATTACATATTATTAATACTTAATAATTATATCaatcattatgtaatatataGTCACATCCTTataattatgttatatattatataattacatatataactttaaatactatataatatatataacataactatatataatagttataaTTAACAATATATTAATTATTAGGTAACTAATTATATTCTATGATAATCTGTAAATACcttattacattatatattgtataatattaaATCTAAAAtccaatatttaataaaatatattaaagtgaGTTAATATaagaatttaacaaaaattatttaacataaaattttataaactataaattttaatataatataaactgacttaaaataaacaacataaaatttaattatttaatatacaatTTTATACCATAATttgatattatattataaaatttgtataaaatataaatgtttgatagaataatAAAACTGGCAGTCACAGTGATTCCACCTGCTCGCACCTGCAAGTCCTCTTGTCCACCACGTTTAATTGTGCCCAGGAGAGGAGCAGGAAAAGTGTGCTATTTTTCGGCCACAtcagctgaagctcagagaggtcaggcaGCTCTCCCGGGGTCACACAGCACCTCGGGGACAAAATCAGCACGGGGTCTCGGTGGATGGCAGGTGGCCCGGGCAGGTACTGgtgcagggcagggctggtggcCGGCCTGGCCCCCGGCTGACCGCTCTggccacacgcacacacacccctccccccgcaGGTCTTTATCGCCCAGACGGTGCTGCGGAGCCCGCCTGCCATGAGCCCGACTGGGCAGCTGTCCCGAGCCACCGAGAAGCAGCTGCTTATCTACCTGCGCGTGGCCACCTGGAACCAGATCCTCGACCCCTGGGTGTACATCCTGTTTCGCCGGGCGGTGATCCGGCGCCTCCACCCTCGCCTCAGTACCCGGCCCAGGTCTCTCTCCCTGCAACCCCAGCTCACCCGCAGGTCCACGATGCAGTAGGGCCAGGGCTGGACGTCGGGGGCAGCTCTGGAAGGACAGAGCACCCTGCCAGCATGTCCCCCATCTAAACTTTGTTCTCCCTGTCAGTCGCATCTGCCTGTTCGGAAGTCTAGGAGCCAGGAGTGCAGGATGGACAGTTTGAGTGGCAGGATTGTGTGCTGTCTTCCATCATCCCTGGGGACCCTCCAACTCTTCCCTGACTCCCCTTTCCaaagcccctcccctctctccgcCCCTCCCCACTCAGAGGCGCCTCCCAATCCCAGGAAGGGTGTGGGCAATGCTGGGATGGTGTCTGGAGGAAAGCAGACTTGTAAGCCTCCCCTTGCAGAAATCCTCCAGAAATGGGGGACTCTGACCCCCTCTGACCCCTGAATATGACCTGCTTACTGAGGTACAGTTGATTCCCTTTGACAGCCCAATTTGAGAAGGCTCTGTCTAGAAAAGATTGAATGAGAACGGGCAAGAGACTCCCTCTCTTGCCAAAACATAATCTCTTTTGGCTCTGAAATCGTCAATTATTGAAGTTTCTTGTATCAATATTCCTATCCAACCGTGTGGCAGCCGAGCAGGACTGGGGGGCTGTGGAAGCCCCAAGAGCTTGGGCTGgcttccagctcctctccccacttcctttaTTGAGTCTTCCCTAAGCACTTTACAGCTTGGATCTCCTGGAAGCCTCCCTACAGCCCCTAAGAGAGGGTTCTGGGATTAagcccattttgcaggtgaggaaaagaGAGGGCAAGACACACAGGGACCATGGCGTACACGCCTGCTTCCTCCACGGCAGATGGGATGCACTCCCTCATAAGCTTGTGGTTTAGCCATCTATTCACTCAGCCCTTCAGACTCCCCATGCCTTGAACAAGCAGCTCctggcccatagtaggtgctcagtaaaggcAGACAGAATGGCCGAATGACTGAGCTTGTCTAGAGCACCGTGTGTCTGCAGGTCCATGAGCACCTGCACACTTAGCACTTAACAATGTGCCTGGCACATCGTAGCCACGTAAGAAGCATCTAGTGCTGTCATGTCACCCTCACGCCTGCcccttcctctgctctcccccAAACACCCCCCAAAAACGACACACAGAGCTGCAGGGGTGGGAGGTGCCTTTATTCCCCATGAGCCCTCGAGGTACATGAGGGGGAAACCGCCTCCTGCCCCAACTTCCCCCCCCCGCCTCACCCCGCCTCCCCTCCACAGACCTGGGATCTGCTTACAGCTCCCAGAGCCAGGCCCGGGTGAAACCAAAGCCCCTGTGTCCACCCTCcctcaccgccccccaccccgcctgtgGGGGAATGAGGTCACCTGCTGCTTCTGGGGGACccaggctgggaggggcaggagaggggatgggggcCACAAGTATGTCACCCCCAAGCTATAGCCCCCCATGGTAGGGGAGGGGCTCTGACGCCGGCGGAGCTGGCCCTGGCTCCCTGAGctcgggggagggggcaggccccTGAGCTGAGGGTTCAGGGGGCTGGGAATGCAGGAGGGCCGCCCTGGTGGCAGAACTAGGGATGACAGATTTGGTGGGTGGGGTGGACTTCTGGGGTCTCAGCTGGGGCTTGGGGGGAAGGGCTGGTTTCTGCGGGACGGAGGGGGACCACGGCCGTGGGAACAGGGCAGAAGTGGATGGGCTTCGGCCTGGGCCAGTATCGGCCTGGGCTCCTTGAACCCGATCATGGGACTGAGGGTGAGAGACCCTCCTAGGACCTGTAGGTGGGGCTCTGAGTGATGGGCCTGGGTGTTGAGGTCGGGCTGGGGCAGTGGCAACAGCCTGGGTTCTGGGGTCAAGGCCAGGGGTTGGTGGGCGGAGCCCATTTCTAGAGCTGAGCTGTATTCTTGAGCTGGTCTGGCTTCTGGAGCCGGATTGCGTTTCAGAAACAGATTCGGTTCTGGAAGTAAGGTGGATTCCAGAGCTGGGCTGGGTTCTTGAACTGGTCTGGGTTTCAGAGCTGTGGTGAGTCTCAGCTCTGAACTGAATTCTAGAGCTGAACTGGGTTCTGGAGCTGAGCTGGGCTCCAGAGCTGGGCTGAATTCTTGCACTGGGCTGGGTCCCAGAGCTGGGCTGGGTCTCAGAGATGAGCTGGGTTCCAGCACTGGTCTGCGTTCCGGAGCTGGGTTGGGTTCCAGAACTGGGCTGTATTCTTGAACTGGTCTGGGTcccagagctgggctgggctgtagAGATGAGCGGACTTCCAGAGCTGGTCTGTCTCCCAAAGTCTGGCTCAATAGCAGAGCTGCCTGGGGGTGTGGTCTGGAGGTGGTTTCTAGAGCTTTGCAGGGTTTCTGCGACGAGCTGGGTCCCAGAGGTGCTTTGAGTTCCCAGGCCGGGCTGGGTCCTGGAGCTGGGCCTGCTCTCAGAGCTCGACAGAGCTGTGGAGCTTAAGTCTGTTGCTGCATTGGTCTGGGTCCCAGGCCCAGACTTTAGCTGGACTCTGGAACTCAAGTAGGTCTCAGCAATTGACTGTGTTTTAGAGCTCGATGGGATTTCAGAGccggcctgcgctctagaactgAGCTGAGTTCTGGAGCTGGGTGGAGTGCCTGAGCTGGACTGAACTCTGGAAGTTGGCCAAGCCTTGAAGTCTGTCTGGGTCCCAGAGCTGGATGATGTTCTAGAGCTGCTCTGTGTTCTGCAGTGAGGGTGGGTCTTGGCATCAAGTGGAGCTCTGGAGGCGGGCCTTGCCCCAGAGATGGATGGGGGTCCAGAGCTTGTCTGAATTCTGGAGACAGGCCTGCTTGTTGCGCTAGTCTGGGGTATAGAGCGGGGCTCAGTCTCTGAGCTGGACTCATCGTTGGAGCTGGGCTGGGCCCTAGTATGGGGGTGGGGTCTGGGCCTGGACTGCTCCACAGCGTGCATCTGGGTTCCTGAGCTGGTCTGGGCATGAGAACAGGGTTGCGTTTCGGAACTGCCTTTGAATCCTGAGCTGATGTGGCTTCTGGAACTGGGCTGCTTCTTGAGTCTCACCTGGGTTCCAGAACTAACTGGTGTTTCTGAGCTAGACCAGGTGTCCAGGTACAACTGGGTCATGGAACTGTCTTGCGTTCCAGAGTTGGGTCGAGTTTTAAGGCAGGGCTGGGTCATAAAGCTGGCCTGACTTTCAGAACTAGCATTGATTTCAGAGCCGGGGTGGCTCTTAAAACTTGTCTGGGTTCCCAAACTTGACTTTATATCAGAGCTCAGCTTAGCCTCAGAGCTGTCCTGGGTTCTAGAGGAGAGCTGGGTTCTGGAGCTGGGTTGCATCTCAGAACTGGCTTGCGTTCTAGTGATGAACTGGGCCTCAGAGCTGGCCTGGGTTCCAGAGCAGGGCTTGGTCTCAGAGCTGGGCTTGGTCTCAAAACTGGTATGGGTTCTAGACGTGAACGTGATCTCAGAGCTGGCCTTGCCTCTAGAGGGGAGCTGGGTCTCCGAGCTGAGGTGGGTTCTAGGGGAGGGCTGGGTCTCAGATCTGGGCTTGGTCTCTGAGCTGGCCTGGGTTCCAGAGCAGGGCTTGGTCTCAGAGCTGGGCTTGGTCTCAAAACTGGTATGGGTTCTAGAGGTGAACGTGGTCTCAGAGCTGGCCTTGCCTCTAGAGGGGAGCTTGGTCTCCGAGCTGAGCTGGGTTCTAGGGGAGGGCTGGGTCTCAGATCTGGGCTTGGTCTCTGAGCTGGGCTGGGTTCTAGAGCAGGGCTGGGTCTCAGGGCTGCGCCTGGTCTCAAAACTAGTATGGGTTCTAGAGGTGAACGTGGTCTCAGGGCTGTGCTTGGTCTCCGAGCTGAGCTGGGTTCTAGAGCATGGCCGAGTCTCAGGGCTGGGCTCAGTCTCAAAACTGGTGTGGGTTCTAGAGGTGATACCAGTCTCAGATATGGGCTTGGtctctgagctgggctgggctctaGAGCAGGGCTGGGTCTCAGATCTGGGCTTCTGGACtccagagcagggctgggctTGGGGAACTGGCCGGGAGGGCTGGGACATGGGGCTGGGCTCCGGGCTGGGGCTGCGCTCGGCCCCGGGGCAGACTAGCCACAGGCCTCCCTGGCCTCGCCGATGGCGGCCCACACCTCCACCACAAACTCGTCCGGGAAGGCGAACTCGCCCAAAACGGAGTCTAAATGGCGTGCAAACTCCTGGACACTCACTGTCTTCTTGGATGTCTCCACCATGGTGGACGCTGCAGGCCGAGCCGAGGGGAAGTGGGTGAGGGCGCTCCCTGGGGGGACGCCAGCTTCCCCTGGGACCCTTGCCTCCTCCCCATGGGCTGTCCTCCCCCCAGGGTCCACCCGGCTTACCCTGGCCCCTTACCCAGCTCTGGGTCCCGAATGCCCATGTAGCTCTCCAGCAGGTCATCCACCCTCCGAGATGCCTCCTCCTCAAATTCACTAGGCTGGGGTTGTAGGGAGCAAAGCAGAGGGTCAGAAGCCTGGGATCACTCCgagccccctccccagtcccccaCCCCTTAGGTGACAGCAGACTGGGACCACACATTAGTCAATGCTTCTGGTCCCACCATTACTGCCCTGACTGACAAGGGCCCACTTtgcaggtagggaaactgaggctgggcaaAGGAGAGGGTCTTACCCAAGGTCATGCTGAGTCAGCGATAGAGCTCTAGGTGCAAGAGACCCTGATGTCCACCCTTCTCCCCTCCACTCACCACTTCCTCCACAGTGGCGGCCCCCCCAGACCGAAGCCGCAGGGTCTCCCTCCCACTGCTGACTTTTGCCTCCGTGGGGCATTTGCTGCTCCGGCTTCTCTGGCCGATCATATCTGGAGGGGACAGAGTGGAGGAGGTGCATGTGTTCTGGGCAGATCCATATCTTCCTAAACACTCAGAAGCCACCAGCTGAGCCTTTCTAGAACCTTCCTACCCTTCAAAGTCCTCCTTATGTCCATGGGTGAATCCTCAGGGACCATGCTTGAGAATCCTTTCTTCCCTCaaatttccctcctcctctcaaaGTGACTTTCTCTAGAAGAGACTGCTTAAGATTCTCCTTGTTCCCAGAGGATCAATCTAGAAAGCTCCTTGCTCTAGAATTGGCTCTTCCTAACCTGCTCACGGCTCTCAGAGTTCACTGTCCTGCTCCAGGGCAGATCTAGGACCCCATCCTGTCGCACTCCCCTGGGACCTCCCTCCAGATGGGCCAGGGCACCTTTAGAACCTCTTGTTCTGGGACAGGGTGACTCAAAGGGCCAGTCCATGATGAGATAAGAAGCCTGTGCCAGAAAGGAAATTAgcatcctgcttccttccttgaGAAAGTCTGCTTATGGAAAACAATTGTCTGCTGAACTAAACAAGGTGATCTACATTCTAGATCAAGGTTCTCAACCCAGCTggcacggggggcggggggggggaggagtGTGATTTTGCGCCCCCCGCCCGTGACATTGACAATACCTAGAGACGCTTTTGATTGTTACAACTCAGGGGAGACACTGGCACCTGTTAGGTCGAACCTGACAGTGCCCAAGACCGCCCCACAACAGTCATCCAGCCCCAGATGTGAATAGTGCTGAGGTTAAGAATCCTTCTTCGACGGGGACCTCCTTATCTCATCCATGGACCAGTCACAGACTTCTCTTTGAAAAGCCCCATTCTAGAGCTCCCTTTGAGAGTCACTCTCAAGAACTCACCAGAGCCTCATAGCAATACTTTAAAAGCTCCCAGACCAGCTACAAAATAGATCCAGATACCTCCTCATCCTTTCCCAATCTTCCCAAGCCTCCCCCGACCCCCATGCCCAGACCAACTCTATAACAATCTAGAAATGACCCTCCTGTTCCTCATACAGTGCCAGAAGCTCCCTGTCCTGTCACCAGAGGCATCTAGAACCTTCCATCCtgtcccatccccccaccctttGCCACCCGGTGCATGCAGAGGACCAATTTCTGGAAGAGCTTCCCCGCCGCCCCCCACCAGCCTGCCCCCTGGGCCCCAGGTGGCCCTCACCGAAAGCTCTCTTGGGCTGAACCAGGCGCAGGGTGAAAGGCTGCGACTTGGGCAGCTCCCGGAGCATCTTGGCCACCTCGTAGTGGCGGCAGCCAACGATTGAGTGGTCGTTGATGGCCTCAATGCTGTCGCCCACGCACACTGCCTCGATCCGGTTGATGATGCTGCCTTCCTTGATCCTCTGCAGGGACCCAGAGTCACTCACAGGGCCACCCCAGCGGCCCCTCTCAGGTCCTGTTCACAccagagaggggcagagaggggcACCCGGGAAGCCACCCGCCCCCACGGGCACCTTGATGAAGGCATAGCCAGCCCCGTTGTCAGTGATGGTCAGTCCCAGGGCGTCCTCGGTCTTAGTGACCTCCACCTCTTTGGTCTCGCCGCGCACGTGGGCAAAGATAAAGTCCTCCAACCCTATCTGGCCGCCTAGGAGTTTCTGCATGTCCACTTTGTGGCTGTTTAGGGTGCAGAATAAGATCTGTCCCGAGGGGAGGGGGAgcccaaaattaatgacagacctCATTCATCCCCCACCGTCTGCGCAGAACAACCGGGGGTTGGGCTCAGGGGCCTGATAGGGAAACCGAGGCGCAAAGAGGCACGAAACCGACCCCAGTCATCCCCTACCAGGATCGCAGTCACGTGTAATGGCAGAGTATGGGATCCTCTCAGAATGGGGTGGGAGGCGAGGAGACTGGGACCCCCAGAATGGGGAGCAGGGTGAGAAGGAGACTTAGGGCAGGAGGAcgccccctctcccaccccccccagACTTCCCCTTTTAACCCTTCGTTGCTCTGTCACCCCCGATcttttaaaactgttctaaatCTGCTGGCGCCCCCTCGGGGCTGCGAGGCGCACCTACAACCCAGCCCCTGACCCCCCGCGGCCTCGGACTTCTCACCTGAAAGGGGGCTGCCTGGAACCACAGCCCCGCAGCCGCGCCCAGGAAACATAGGCGCTTCCCTGAGAGCTGGGGTCCACTCCTAGCTGGGTCAGCCCAGTGTTTTCCTGGACGAACTAGGCATCCGTTAACCCTAAGACGTGCGCATGTTTTGCGCAGGGGGTCCACCGGGTACGGACACCCCAGGATCTGAGAGGTGCGTCTCTGAGATCCGGAGATCGGGTCCCCTCCATCCGAAGATGGGCGTTCTGGGGCCCCAGTCCCGGCGTCCAGGGTCCACCCCTACCCCCGGTCAGCCGGTGGGCCTCGGGTGCTGGGGGTCCGGGGGCCTCACCTCGGTGGGCGCGATCCCGAAGGCCTCGGCGATCTTGGCGTAAAGCTCGCGGACGTTGGTGAAGCCCTCGATCTTGCCCGTGGGGCTGCCGTGAGCCAGCTGCGTGCGGAAGATGAGGCGCGGGCGGGCTCGGGGCGCGGCCGGGCTGGGGGACGCGGCTGGGGGCTCGGCGGGCGAGGGCGGGGGTGCGGGCAGGCGTGGGGCCTCGGCCCCCCGGGCCTCGCGGGCCGCTGTGGTCTCCATGGCAGGAGGAGCTCGGCCACCGGGGCCACGGCCACAGCCGCCGGATCCGCCGCTTcctgcagcctcccctcccccggcccaAGGAGCGACAGCCGAGCCGTCGGGGTAAGGGGATCCGGGAACCCGAGCCTCCCGGGAAGGCGACACCGCGGAgtgcgggggtgtggggggggagggcaggggggcgggggggctggcCCCAGGTGTGCCGGCCTTGCCAGGGCCAGCTGTGAACTCTCCAGGGAGCGGGAAAAATAAGGATCACAAATAAGGATGCGGCAGCCGTGGGTGCCCGGGCGCTTGCTCTCTGCTGGGcgcactcatttaatccttgcaacaaccATAAGAGGTGGGGAGGACGCTTACCCTGGTATAAACTGAGCCACAACGTGTCCatcctctgcccacagccctccaggGCTCCCACCTCCCTCGGGGTAAAAACTCAAGTCCTCCCCTCCACGCACAAGGCCCTGCACAAcctgccccgtcccctccctgccctccccacctccctctctcccccttgctcactctgctccagacacacgGACCTCCTTGCTGTTCATTCAACACAACAGGCACtatcctgccccagggcctttgcacaggctgtgccCCTACACTTGGAACATCTTCTCCCAGATCTCCAAGTGgttcactccctcacctccttcggCTCTTGGCTCAGTTGTCACCTCCTATCACCATCTCCCAAtctctctttctggcttttttCCTCCCTAGCACTGAGCATGACCTGACATAGCAgatagtttatttattcatcttgtgtttcctctgtctcctcaactgGAATGTCAGTTTCGGGAGGGCAGGAGTTCTGGTCTCTTTCATCCCCTGCTGtatcctggcacacagtgggcacaCTGGGTTACAGATAAATTAGAAGGAAGTTCTGGGCACCAGGAGGCGTCTCTCAGAATCCCCTGGGAACACAGCATCTAGGCGTCACCGACAGGAACGATGGTTGGCTCAATAAACAGCAGTGGAATGCCATATAGCAGCTCCAAAGAGAGGCCTTTCGccttggatgaatctcagaaaccaACCATTGATGAAAACAGGCAAGTTGCAGAAGGCTTCGGACGATGTAAGAAAATTTATGTAAAGTTTAAAAACGTGCAAAATGGGATACACGCTATAGCAcagatgaaccttggaaacacgATGCtcattgaaagaagccagattacAAAGGCCACGTAGCGTGTGATGCCGTTTAGATGAagtgtccagaacaggcagatccatggagacagaaagtggattcgTGGTTGcctgggactgggggaggggaggatggggagtgATGGCTAATGGGAGGGGGGTttgttttgggggtgatgaaaatgttctggaattaagtTGGGctggtggttgcaca of Delphinus delphis chromosome 3, mDelDel1.2, whole genome shotgun sequence contains these proteins:
- the LOC138414015 gene encoding uncharacterized protein → MSQPSRPVPQAQPCSGVQKPRSETQPCSRAQPSSETKPISETGITSRTHTSFETEPSPETRPCSRTQLSSETKHSPETTFTSRTHTSFETRRSPETQPCSRTQPSSETKPRSETQPSPRTQLSSETKLPSRGKASSETTFTSRTHTSFETKPSSETKPCSGTQASSETKPRSETQPSPRTHLSSETQLPSRGKASSEITFTSRTHTSFETKPSSETKPCSGTQASSEAQFITRTQASSEMQPSSRTQLSSRTQDSSEAKLSSDIKSSLGTQTSFKSHPGSEINASSESQASFMTQPCLKTRPNSGTQDSSMTQLYLDTWSSSETPVSSGTQVRLKKQPSSRSHISSGFKGSSETQPCSHAQTSSGTQMHAVEQSRPRPHPHTRAQPSSNDESSSETEPRSIPQTSATSRPVSRIQTSSGPPSISGARPASRAPLDAKTHPHCRTQSSSRTSSSSGTQTDFKAWPTSRVQSSSGTPPSSRTQLSSRAQAGSEIPSSSKTQSIAETYLSSRVQLKSGPGTQTNAATDLSSTALSSSESRPSSRTQPGLGTQSTSGTQLVAETLQSSRNHLQTTPPGSSAIEPDFGRQTSSGSPLISTAQPSSGTQTSSRIQPSSGTQPSSGTQTSAGTQLISETQPSSGTQPSARIQPSSGAQLSSRTQFSSRIQFRAETHHSSETQTSSRTQPSSGIHLTSRTESVSETQSGSRSQTSSRIQLSSRNGLRPPTPGLDPRTQAVATAPARPQHPGPSLRAPPTGPRRVSHPQSHDRVQGAQADTGPGRSPSTSALFPRPWSPSVPQKPALPPKPQLRPQKSTPPTKSVIPSSATRAALLHSQPPEPSAQGPAPSPELREPGPAPPASEPLPYHGGL
- the GIPC3 gene encoding PDZ domain-containing protein GIPC3, with the protein product METTAAREARGAEAPRLPAPPPSPAEPPAASPSPAAPRARPRLIFRTQLAHGSPTGKIEGFTNVRELYAKIAEAFGIAPTEILFCTLNSHKVDMQKLLGGQIGLEDFIFAHVRGETKEVEVTKTEDALGLTITDNGAGYAFIKRIKEGSIINRIEAVCVGDSIEAINDHSIVGCRHYEVAKMLRELPKSQPFTLRLVQPKRAFDMIGQRSRSSKCPTEAKVSSGRETLRLRSGGAATVEEVPSEFEEEASRRVDDLLESYMGIRDPELASTMVETSKKTVSVQEFARHLDSVLGEFAFPDEFVVEVWAAIGEAREACG